One window of Marmota flaviventris isolate mMarFla1 chromosome 5, mMarFla1.hap1, whole genome shotgun sequence genomic DNA carries:
- the LOC114107588 gene encoding immunity-related GTPase family M protein-like codes for MAKTPVSCYTPLSTSFTSVVSYHTGWNILTEEKSRNIEKSLKEGKLLEVVCVFRRTVETVSRTQVNIAVTGESGNGMSSFINALRVLGHEEKASAPIGVVTTTQTRGSYSSFHFPNVVLWDLPGLGTTAQSLESYLNEMQFSQYDLFIIIASEQFSMNHVKLAKAIEGMGKRFYVVWTKLDRDFSTSALSNEKMLQNIQENIKENLHKEGVWEPPIFLVSNLDPLLHDFPKLRNTLKIDLSNIRCHGPLVMLSHICEKIINDKVNSLKGRLSTEHVEDILGIRDADDLGKCLEAYRLLFGVDDASLQQVAHSMGTWAFEYMTIMKSQDLHTLCGGDWKMKFMTCLIMRAFLTLFRYIPFLGNPVIHHFRFMKHRRILELVAQDTKNILMKILKECMLST; via the coding sequence ATGGCAAAAACCCCCGTGTCCTGTTACACTCCATTGTCTACATCCTTCACTTCTGTTGTGTCATACCATACAGGCTGGAACATTTTAACTGAAGAGAAGAGCAGAAATATTGAGAAGTCCTTGAAAGAAGGAAAGCTGTTGGAAGTGGTCTGCGTGTTCAGGAGGACTGTAGAGACAGTGTCCAGAACCCAAGTAAACATTGCTGTGACTGGGGAGTCAGGCAATGGTATGTCATCCTTCATCAATGCATTGCGAGTCCTGGGACATGAGGAGAAGGCCTCAGCTCCCATTGGGGTGGTGACAACCACCCAGACAAGAGGAAGCTATTCTTCTTTCCACTTTCCCAATGTGGTGCTGTGGGACCTGCCTGGCTTGGGGACTACTGCTCAAAGTCTGGAGAGCTATCTGAATGAGATGCAGTTCAGCCAATATGACCTCTTTATCATCATTGCATCTGAGCAGTTCAGCATGAATCATGTAAAGCTTGCCAAAGCCATTGAGGGGATGGGAAAGAGGTTCTATGTTGTCTGGACTAAGCTGGACAGGGATTTCAGCACAAGTGCTCTCTCAAATGAAAAGATGTTGCAGAATATACAAGAGAATATCAAGGAAAATCTTCATAAGGAGGGTGTGTGGGAACCCCCCATATTCCTTGTATCTAACCTTGACCCTTTATTGCATGACTTCCCAAAGCTTAGGAATACATTGAAAATAGACCTCTCTAACATCAGGTGCCATGGTCCCTTAGTCATGCTTTCCCACATTTGTGAGAAGATCATTAATGATAAAGTGAACTCCTTGAAGGGGAGATTATCCACAGAGCATGTGGAAGATATTCTTGGCATCAGGGATGCTGATGACTTGGGGAAGTGTCTGGAAGCCTACCGATTGCTCTTTGGTGTGGATGATGCATCACTTCAGCAGGTGGCTCATAGTATGGGGACATGGGCTTTTGAGTACATGACCATCATGAAGTCCCAGGATTTGCACACTCTCTGTGGAGGTGACTGGAAAATGAAATTCATGACTTGCTTAATCATGAGGGCATTCCTAACACTTTTTAGATATATACCATTCTTAGGTAATCCTGTCATCCACCACTTCAGATTCATGAAACATAGGCGCATCCTTGAGTTAGTTGCTCAGGACACCAAGAACATCCTGATGAAGATTCTGAAAGAATGTATGCTCTCCACCTGA
- the LOC114107594 gene encoding interferon-gamma-inducible GTPase 10-like, translating into MDQFILAFLKNSSIKNFQHLANDFMPHYSTLISKVGGILSPETLSNIQKDLQEGKLNDAVDKIQESLAAAENCILEVAVIGESGTGKSSFINALRGVSSEEEGAANIGVVETTMEKTPYQHPKYPKVTFWDLPGTGTPNFLPDTYLETVGFTSYDFFIIISSSRFSFNDALLAQKIKEEGKKFYFVRTKVDSDLYNEEVTKPKSFKRERVLQQIRDNCLANLSSIGVPEPCIFLVSNFNLDNFDFPRLQETLLKDLPAHKRHIFALLLPTFSDASIEIKRDFLKEKIWLDAVKSASLAFVPFMPIIYGFDLPEQEKCLKVYRNHFGLDDMSIEELAEKLGTSMQGIKTYIKSLDFWQLVKDDSIAAKARSCAECCCSVNGGAISAVFQLLKIYFLRLKFLDTVANDAKILLHKTLKRAGDVAQQ; encoded by the coding sequence ATGGATCAGTTCATCTTAGCCTTCCTGAAGAATTCATCGATAAAGAATTTTCAGCATTTGGCTAACGACTTTATGCCTCACTACTCCACATTAATTAGTAAGGTAGGAGGCATCCTCTCTCCAGAAACCCTCAGTAATATTCAAAAAGACCTTCAGGAAGGGAAGCTAAATGATGCAGTGGACAAGATCCAAGAATCACTTGCTGCAGCAGAAAATTGTATTCTGGAGGTGGCTGTAATAGGGGAGTCTGGGACTGGCAAGTCCAGTTTCATCAATGCCCTGCGAGGGGTTAGTTCTGAAGAGGAGGGAGCAGCTAACATTGGAGTTGTAGAGACCACCATGGAGAAGACCCCCTATCAACATCCAAAATATCCCAAGGTGACCTTCTGGGACCTGCCTGGAACAGGGACTCCCAATTTCCTTCCAGACACTTATCTAGAAACTGTGGGATTTACTAGCTATGACTTCTTTATCATCATTTCCTCCTCCCGGTTCAGCTTCAATGATGCTCTCCTGGCTCAGAAAATcaaagaggaggggaagaagttTTACTTTGTTAGAACCAAAGTGGACAGTGATTTATATAATGAAGAGGTAACCAAACCGAAGTCCTTCAAAAGGGAGAGAGTCCTTCAGCAGATTCGAGACAACTGTCTGGCTAATCTCAGTTCCATTGGAGTACCTGAGCCATGCATCTTCCTAGTCTCTAATTTTAACTTGGATAATTTTGATTTCCCAAGACTACAGGAGACTCTGCTGAAGGATCTCCCTGCTCACAAGCGTCATATCTTTGCACTTCTGTTGCCCACTTTTTCTGATGCTTCTATTGAAATAAAGAGAGATTTCCTCAAGGAGAAGATCTGGTTGGATGCTGTGAAGTCAGCATCTTTGGCCTTTGTCCCCTTCATGCCCATTATCTATGGCTTTGATTTGCCTGAACAAGAGAAGTGCTTGAAGGTTTACCGAAATCATTTTGGTCTTGATGATATGTCAATTGAAGAACTTGCTGAAAAGTTGGGCACTTCTATGCAGGGCATCAAGACATACATCAAGTCCTTGGATTTCTGGCAACTTGTGAAGGATGATAGTATAGCAGCAAAGGCGAGGAGCTGTGCTGAGTGCTGCTGTTCAGTGAATGGAGGTGCCATATCTGCTGTCTTCCAACTTCTAAAAATCTACTTTTTACGTTTGAAATTCCTTGATACTGTGGCTAATGATGCTAAAATTCTCTTGCATAAgactttaaaaagggctggggatgtggctcagcagtag